The following proteins are co-located in the Festucalex cinctus isolate MCC-2025b chromosome 15, RoL_Fcin_1.0, whole genome shotgun sequence genome:
- the sppl3 gene encoding signal peptide peptidase-like 3 — MAEQGYSSWAYSLVDSSQVSTFLISILLIVYGSFRSLNMDCENQEKDKDGNPTATGAFNSNTNNSIQTIDSTQALFLPIGASVSLLVMFFFFDSVQVVFTICTAVLATIAFAFLLLPMCQYLTRPCSPQNKISFGCCGRFTLAELLSFSLSVMLVLIWVLTGHWLLMDALAMGLCVAMIAFVRLPSLKVSCLLLSGLLIYDVFWVFFSAYIFNSNVMVKVATQPAENPIDVLSRKLHLGPGMARDVPRLSLPGKLVFPSSTGSHFSMLGIGDIVMPGLLLCFVLRYDNYKKQASGEAPGPGNMSGRMQRVSYFHCTLIGYFVGLLTATVASRIHRAAQPALLYLVPFTLLPLLTMAYLKGDLRRMWSEPFHAKPSSRFLEV, encoded by the exons GTCATTAAACATGGACTGTGAGAACCAAGAGAAGGACAAAGATGGCAACCCCACCGCAACGGGCGCCTTCAACAGCAACACAAACAACA GTATTCAGACTATAGACTCGACGCAGGCGCTTTTTCTCCCCATAGGAGCCTCCGTGTCTCTGCTAGTCATGTTCTTCTTCTTTGACTCGGTCCAGGTGGTCTTCACCATCTGCACGGCAG TGCTCGCTACGATTGCTTTTGCTTTCCTCCTGTTGCCGATGTGCCAGTATCTGACGAGGCCATGCTCCCCACAGAATAA GATTTCGTTTGGCTGCTGTGGCCGCTTCACTCTGGCCGAGCTGCTGTCCTTCTCCCTCTCGGTTATGTTGGTGCTCATCTGGGTGCTGACCGGACACTGGCTCCTCATGGACG CGTTGGCCATGGGCTTGTGCGTGGCCATGATAGCCTTTGTGCGGCTGCCCAGTCTGAAGGTGTCGTGCCTGCTGCTGTCAGGACTGCTCATCTATGACGTTTTCTGG GTGTTCTTCTCAGCCTACATCTTCAACAGCAACGTGATGGTCAAAGTGGCCACCCAACCTGCTGAAAACCCAATTGACGTCCTTTCCAGGAAGCTGCACTTGGGGCCAGGGATGGCCCGTGACGTGCCCCGCCTCTCCTTACCCGGAAAACTGGTCTTTCCCAG CTCCACGGGAAGTCACTTCTCAATGCTGGGAATCGGAGACATCGTGATGCCCGGGCTGCTCTTGTGCTTTGTCCTGCGCTACGACAACTACAAGAAGCAGGCGAGCGGGGAGGCCCCGGGGCCCGGGAACATGTCGGGACGCATGCAGCGGGTCTCCTATTTCCACTGCACTCTCATTGGATACTTTGTGG gcctttTGACGGCCACCGTGGCATCCAGGATTCATCGCGCTGCTCAGCCTGCTCTGCTCTACCTGGTGCCCTTCACCCTGCTGCCTCTGCTCACGATGGCCTACCTGAAG GGGGATTTGCGGCGCATGTGGTCCGAGCCCTTCCACGCCAAGCCCAGTTCCCGCTTCCTGGAGGTATGA